The proteins below come from a single Azospirillum thiophilum genomic window:
- a CDS encoding ABC transporter ATP-binding protein — MHSHAETYPPDAPPPRLALRGITKRFPGCLANDHVDLVLQPGEIHALLGENGAGKSTLVKMIYGVLHPDSGTMLWQGREVTVPDPAGARRLGIGMVFQHFSLFDTLTVTENIALGLDNAGPMDALAERIRTVSQRYGLALDPGRHVFHLSVGERQRVEIVRCLLQDPKLLIMDEPTSVLTPQEAAKLFETLRRLAAEGCTILYISHKLEEIRALCSRATVLRAGKVVGACDPRQETARSLAEMMMGAELAMPERPPQGVAGAARLSVRHLSTTSDNPFATNLKDVCFEVRAGEILGIAGVAGNGQAELMAALSGEALIADAGAVVIEGTSTGHLGPRARRALGLAFVPEERLGRGAVPELSLSENALLSGYASEPLVRGGMVNFGRARAYAETIIRGFNVVAHGHRAEARSLSGGNLQKFIIGREILQKPKLLVVGQPTWGVDAGAAAAIHKALIGLARSGAAVLVISQDLDELFVLSDRISVLFHGRLSDSRPTHETTVERIGLLMGGLFGTPPDEDGEIARAV; from the coding sequence TTGCATTCGCACGCCGAGACCTATCCCCCGGACGCTCCGCCGCCCCGATTGGCGCTGCGCGGCATCACCAAGCGATTCCCCGGCTGCCTCGCCAACGATCATGTCGACCTCGTCCTCCAGCCGGGCGAGATCCATGCGCTGCTGGGCGAGAACGGCGCCGGGAAGTCGACCCTGGTCAAGATGATCTACGGGGTGCTTCATCCCGATTCCGGCACCATGCTGTGGCAGGGACGGGAGGTCACGGTTCCCGATCCGGCCGGCGCCCGCCGGCTCGGTATCGGCATGGTGTTCCAGCATTTCTCGCTGTTCGATACGCTGACGGTCACGGAAAACATTGCCCTCGGCCTCGACAATGCCGGGCCGATGGATGCGCTCGCCGAGCGGATCCGCACCGTCTCCCAACGCTATGGCCTGGCGCTCGACCCCGGGCGCCACGTCTTCCACCTGTCGGTGGGCGAGCGCCAGCGGGTGGAGATCGTGCGCTGCCTGCTGCAGGATCCCAAGCTGCTGATCATGGACGAGCCGACCTCGGTCCTGACGCCGCAGGAGGCCGCCAAGCTGTTCGAGACCCTGCGCCGGCTGGCGGCGGAGGGCTGCACCATCCTTTATATCTCGCACAAGCTGGAGGAGATCCGCGCGCTCTGCAGCCGCGCCACCGTGCTGCGTGCCGGCAAGGTGGTGGGCGCCTGCGATCCCCGGCAGGAGACGGCGCGCAGTCTCGCCGAGATGATGATGGGGGCCGAACTGGCCATGCCGGAACGGCCGCCGCAGGGCGTCGCCGGGGCTGCCCGCCTGTCGGTCCGCCACCTGTCCACCACCTCCGACAACCCCTTCGCCACCAACCTGAAGGACGTCTGTTTCGAGGTGCGGGCGGGCGAGATCCTGGGTATCGCCGGTGTCGCCGGCAACGGCCAGGCCGAACTGATGGCGGCGCTCAGCGGCGAGGCGCTGATCGCCGATGCCGGCGCGGTGGTGATCGAGGGCACGTCGACCGGCCATCTCGGGCCGCGGGCACGCCGGGCTCTCGGCCTCGCCTTCGTGCCGGAGGAGCGGCTGGGCCGCGGCGCCGTGCCGGAGCTCAGCCTGTCCGAGAACGCGCTGCTGTCGGGCTATGCCAGCGAACCGCTGGTGCGCGGCGGCATGGTCAATTTCGGCCGGGCGCGCGCCTATGCCGAGACGATCATCCGTGGCTTCAACGTGGTCGCCCATGGCCACCGGGCAGAGGCGCGGTCGCTGTCGGGCGGCAACCTGCAGAAATTCATCATCGGCCGGGAAATCCTGCAGAAGCCCAAGCTGCTGGTCGTCGGCCAGCCGACCTGGGGCGTCGATGCGGGTGCCGCCGCGGCGATCCACAAGGCGCTGATCGGGCTGGCGCGCTCGGGCGCCGCTGTGCTGGTGATCAGCCAGGACCTGGACGAGCTGTTCGTGCTGAGCGACCGGATTTCCGTGCTGTTCCATGGCCGCCTGTCCGACAGCCGGCCGACGCACGAGACCACGGTGGAACGCATCGGCCTGCTGATGGGCGGCCTGTTCGGCACGCCGCCGGACGAAGACGGGGAGATCGCGCGTGCGGTGTGA
- a CDS encoding ABC transporter permease, protein MSLLRLEPRGQASKTMVYATPLLAVALTLLSGFILFLAMGFDPLKALYAFFVAPVTSVRGVGELVVKATPLVLCAVGLAIGFRANVWNIGAEGQLTLGAITGGGLALAFYGEGGWWLLPLMVVGGAAGGALWAAVPAFLRLRFNASEILTSLMLNYVALLLLNYMVHGPYRDPDGFAFPESRLFEADAVLPVLWAGTRVHLGALFALAAVAGGWLLIARTFVGFQIKVIGLTPAAAGYAGFDQKRIVWLTLLLSGALAGIAGMGEVAGPIGQVTAGISPGYGYTAIIVAFLGRLHPVGILLAALLMALSFIGGEAAQIAMGLPKAITGVFQGMLLFFLLASDVLIRYRVRFGARRAVA, encoded by the coding sequence ATGAGCCTTCTCCGTCTCGAACCGCGCGGGCAGGCGTCGAAGACCATGGTCTACGCCACCCCGCTGCTGGCGGTGGCGCTGACCCTGCTCAGCGGCTTCATCCTGTTCCTGGCGATGGGATTCGACCCGCTGAAAGCGCTGTACGCCTTCTTCGTCGCGCCGGTCACCTCGGTCCGCGGCGTCGGCGAACTGGTGGTCAAGGCGACGCCGCTGGTGCTCTGCGCCGTCGGGCTCGCCATCGGCTTCCGCGCCAATGTCTGGAACATCGGTGCCGAAGGACAACTGACGCTCGGCGCCATCACCGGCGGCGGGCTGGCGCTTGCCTTCTATGGCGAGGGTGGCTGGTGGCTCCTGCCATTGATGGTGGTCGGCGGCGCGGCCGGCGGTGCGCTGTGGGCGGCGGTGCCGGCCTTCCTCAGGCTGCGCTTCAACGCCAGCGAGATCCTGACCAGCCTGATGCTGAACTATGTGGCGCTGCTGCTGCTGAACTATATGGTCCATGGCCCCTACCGGGATCCCGACGGTTTCGCCTTTCCGGAGTCGCGGCTGTTCGAGGCCGACGCCGTGCTGCCGGTGCTGTGGGCCGGAACCCGCGTCCATCTGGGGGCGCTGTTCGCCCTGGCGGCGGTGGCGGGCGGCTGGCTGCTGATCGCGCGGACCTTCGTCGGCTTCCAGATCAAGGTGATCGGCCTGACCCCGGCCGCCGCCGGCTATGCCGGCTTCGACCAGAAGCGCATCGTCTGGCTGACGCTGCTGCTGTCGGGCGCGCTGGCCGGCATCGCCGGCATGGGCGAGGTCGCCGGCCCGATCGGGCAGGTCACGGCCGGCATCTCGCCGGGCTACGGCTATACCGCCATCATCGTCGCCTTCCTGGGCCGGCTGCACCCGGTCGGCATCCTGCTGGCGGCGTTGCTGATGGCGTTGTCCTTCATCGGCGGCGAGGCGGCGCAGATCGCCATGGGCCTGCCCAAGGCCATCACCGGAGTGTTCCAGGGCATGCTGCTGTTCTTCCTGCTGGCGAGCGACGTGCTGATCCGCTACCGGGTCCGCTTCGGGGCGCGGAGGGCGGTGGCATGA
- a CDS encoding ABC transporter permease, with amino-acid sequence MSDFALVGPILAAMFAAATPLLFAALGELVVEKSGVLNLGVEGMMLVGAVCGFAVTVQTGSAVTGLVVAALAGAATASLFAVLTLFLLANQVATGLALTLFGVGLSALIGQGFVGIPLEGLPKLYIPGLTDLPVVGQALFGQDIMVYLAVAAVPLVHLFLYRSRAGLVLRAVGENHTAAHALGYKVLRIRFLAVMFGGAMAGLGGAFLSMDYTPMWAENMTSGRGWIALALVVFATWKPVRVMLGAWLFGGVTILQLHVQGLGIDVPSQLLSMLPYLATVLVLVMISRDLARIRLNAPACLGKLFHPDA; translated from the coding sequence ATGAGCGATTTCGCGCTGGTCGGCCCGATCCTGGCCGCGATGTTCGCCGCCGCCACGCCGCTGCTGTTCGCGGCGCTCGGCGAACTGGTGGTGGAGAAGTCGGGGGTTCTCAACCTCGGCGTCGAGGGCATGATGCTGGTCGGCGCCGTCTGCGGCTTCGCCGTGACAGTGCAGACCGGCAGCGCCGTGACCGGACTCGTCGTGGCGGCGCTCGCCGGGGCCGCCACCGCCTCGCTGTTTGCCGTGCTGACCCTGTTCCTGCTGGCAAACCAGGTGGCGACCGGCCTGGCGCTGACCCTGTTCGGCGTCGGCCTGTCGGCCCTGATCGGGCAGGGCTTCGTCGGCATTCCCCTGGAGGGGCTGCCCAAGCTGTACATCCCCGGCCTGACCGACCTGCCGGTGGTGGGGCAGGCGCTGTTCGGCCAGGACATCATGGTCTATCTGGCGGTCGCCGCGGTGCCGCTGGTCCATCTGTTCCTCTATCGCAGCCGCGCCGGGCTGGTGCTGCGCGCGGTGGGGGAGAACCACACGGCGGCCCATGCGCTGGGCTACAAGGTGCTGCGCATCCGCTTCCTGGCGGTGATGTTCGGCGGTGCCATGGCCGGGCTGGGCGGCGCCTTCCTGTCGATGGACTACACACCGATGTGGGCGGAGAACATGACGTCGGGGCGCGGCTGGATCGCGCTGGCGCTGGTGGTCTTCGCCACCTGGAAGCCGGTGCGGGTCATGCTGGGTGCCTGGCTGTTCGGCGGTGTGACCATCCTGCAACTGCACGTTCAGGGGCTGGGCATCGACGTGCCCTCGCAGCTCTTGTCGATGCTGCCGTATCTGGCTACCGTTCTGGTCCTGGTGATGATTTCGCGGGATCTGGCCCGCATCCGCCTGAACGCGCCGGCCTGTCTGGGAAAACTGTTTCATCCCGATGCTTGA
- a CDS encoding BMP family ABC transporter substrate-binding protein, producing the protein MGKAMLGLAGAAIALGVGMMSAQAQEKLKVGFVYVGPVSDHGYSYQHDQGRLAVEKALGDKVTTTFVENVPEGADAERVIEQLAASGHKLIFTTSFGFMNPTLKVAKRHPDVKFEHATGYKRAENVATYSGRFYEGRTVVGAIAGKMTKSNIIGYIGSYPIPEVVGGINAFTIALREQNPKAEVRVVWVNSWYDPGKEAEAAKALIDQGADVIVQHTDSPAPIQTAQERGLWSVGQSSDMTRFGPKSHLTAIVEDWNGYYVERVKAVLDGSWKPIDTWGGIKTGMVELAPYNPAIPADVVKMADQIKADIVSGKRHSFQGPVKDQSGKVVIPEGKTATDEQILKMDWYVEGVQGKVPK; encoded by the coding sequence ATGGGCAAGGCGATGCTGGGGCTGGCCGGCGCCGCGATCGCTCTCGGCGTCGGCATGATGTCGGCCCAGGCGCAGGAGAAGCTGAAGGTCGGCTTCGTCTATGTCGGGCCGGTCAGCGACCACGGCTACAGCTACCAGCATGACCAGGGCCGCCTCGCGGTCGAGAAGGCGCTGGGCGACAAGGTCACCACCACCTTCGTCGAGAATGTGCCGGAAGGCGCCGATGCCGAGCGCGTGATCGAGCAGTTGGCCGCCAGCGGCCACAAGCTGATCTTCACCACCTCCTTCGGTTTCATGAACCCGACGCTGAAGGTGGCCAAGCGCCATCCCGACGTGAAGTTCGAGCATGCGACCGGCTACAAGCGTGCCGAGAATGTCGCGACCTACTCCGGCCGCTTCTATGAGGGCCGCACGGTGGTGGGCGCCATCGCCGGCAAGATGACCAAGTCGAACATCATCGGCTATATCGGCTCCTACCCGATTCCCGAGGTGGTCGGCGGCATCAACGCCTTCACCATCGCGCTGCGCGAGCAGAACCCGAAGGCCGAGGTCCGCGTGGTATGGGTCAACAGCTGGTACGATCCCGGCAAGGAAGCCGAGGCGGCCAAGGCGCTGATCGACCAGGGCGCCGACGTGATCGTCCAGCACACCGACAGCCCGGCTCCGATCCAGACCGCGCAGGAGCGTGGGCTGTGGTCGGTCGGCCAGTCGTCGGACATGACCCGCTTCGGCCCGAAGTCGCACCTGACCGCGATCGTCGAGGATTGGAACGGCTACTATGTCGAGCGCGTCAAGGCGGTGCTGGACGGCAGCTGGAAGCCGATCGACACCTGGGGCGGCATCAAGACCGGCATGGTCGAGTTGGCGCCTTACAATCCGGCCATCCCGGCCGACGTCGTGAAGATGGCCGACCAGATCAAGGCCGACATCGTGTCGGGCAAGCGCCATTCCTTCCAGGGTCCGGTCAAGGACCAGTCCGGCAAGGTGGTGATCCCGGAGGGCAAGACCGCCACCGACGAACAAATCCTGAAGATGGACTGGTATGTCGAGGGCGTGCAGGGCAAGGTTCCGAAGTAA
- a CDS encoding phosphatidylserine decarboxylase, with the protein MSAIDTVVVPIHRAGWPFIAGFAVVSLVLGLAVWAPLGWIGLVLTLWCAYFFRDPDRVTPTRPGLLVSPADGRVTMIVPAVPPKELGMGEQPLTRISVFLNVFNVHVNRVPADGTIVAAEYHKGTFVNAALDKASDENERMAFRQRLPDGREIAYVQIAGLVARRILWWTKPGQEVKAGERFGLIRFGSRTDIYLPDGVAPLVCVGQTAIGGETILADLNGTEAQRQGDVRR; encoded by the coding sequence ATGTCCGCCATCGATACCGTCGTCGTCCCCATCCACCGTGCCGGCTGGCCCTTCATCGCCGGTTTCGCCGTGGTCTCCCTGGTCCTTGGTCTCGCCGTCTGGGCGCCGCTCGGCTGGATCGGGCTGGTCCTCACCCTGTGGTGCGCCTACTTCTTCCGCGACCCCGACCGGGTGACGCCGACCCGACCCGGCCTGCTGGTCAGTCCGGCCGATGGGCGCGTGACCATGATCGTCCCCGCCGTTCCGCCGAAGGAACTGGGAATGGGCGAGCAGCCGCTGACCCGGATCAGCGTCTTCCTCAACGTCTTCAACGTCCACGTCAACCGTGTGCCGGCCGACGGCACCATCGTGGCGGCCGAGTACCACAAGGGTACCTTCGTCAACGCGGCGCTCGACAAGGCGAGCGACGAGAACGAGCGGATGGCCTTCCGCCAGCGCCTGCCCGACGGGCGCGAGATTGCCTATGTCCAGATCGCCGGGCTGGTGGCGCGGCGCATCCTGTGGTGGACGAAGCCGGGGCAGGAGGTCAAGGCCGGCGAGCGGTTCGGCCTGATCCGATTCGGCAGCCGCACCGACATCTATCTGCCCGACGGGGTCGCTCCGCTGGTCTGCGTCGGCCAGACCGCCATCGGCGGCGAGACCATCCTGGCCGACCTGAATGGCACCGAGGCGCAGCGGCAGGGGGACGTCCGGCGATGA
- a CDS encoding CDP-alcohol phosphatidyltransferase family protein, which yields MKRPPGLRQQIFRPGRVRRPARPHPRLKGLSINHLLPNVLTVLALCSGLTAIRFAMQERWEPAVIAIVIAAILDALDGRIARLLNGQSKFGAELDSLSDAISFGVAPAFMMYLWGLNGAGSLGWIAAMAYAVCCALRLARFNSRLGVVDLPPWAYNYFTGVPAPAGAGLVLLPMILGFEIGPDLPGHPAVIVPWTLLIGGLMVSILPTFSFKGARVPAHWVVPALAGVGLLAAMMVSQPWWTLSIVGLAYMATLPFSVVQFRKLQHAAELMRTEIVETSAEGGADARPDTTMDKADGTATVPEGPAGDREPSKPA from the coding sequence ATGAAGCGCCCCCCCGGCTTGCGCCAGCAGATCTTCCGTCCGGGCCGGGTGCGCCGGCCCGCACGGCCGCACCCGCGGCTGAAGGGATTGTCGATCAATCACCTGCTGCCGAACGTGCTGACGGTGCTGGCGCTCTGCTCCGGCCTGACGGCGATCCGATTCGCCATGCAGGAGCGGTGGGAGCCGGCGGTCATCGCCATCGTCATCGCCGCCATCCTCGATGCGCTGGACGGCCGGATCGCCCGCCTGCTGAACGGGCAGAGCAAGTTCGGCGCGGAGCTGGACAGCCTGTCCGACGCCATCAGCTTCGGCGTCGCGCCTGCCTTCATGATGTATCTGTGGGGGCTTAACGGGGCGGGCAGCCTGGGCTGGATCGCCGCCATGGCCTATGCCGTGTGCTGTGCCCTGCGTCTGGCCCGCTTCAACTCGCGACTCGGCGTCGTCGACCTGCCGCCCTGGGCCTACAACTACTTCACCGGCGTCCCGGCCCCGGCCGGCGCCGGCCTCGTGCTGCTGCCGATGATCCTTGGCTTCGAGATCGGGCCGGACCTGCCCGGCCACCCGGCGGTGATCGTGCCCTGGACCTTGCTGATCGGCGGGCTGATGGTCAGCATCCTGCCGACCTTCTCCTTCAAGGGCGCCCGCGTGCCTGCCCATTGGGTGGTCCCGGCGCTGGCCGGCGTCGGCCTGCTGGCGGCCATGATGGTCAGCCAGCCCTGGTGGACGCTGTCGATCGTCGGGCTGGCCTATATGGCGACCCTGCCTTTTTCGGTCGTCCAGTTCCGCAAGCTGCAGCATGCCGCCGAATTGATGCGCACCGAGATCGTCGAGACCTCCGCGGAGGGCGGCGCGGATGCCCGCCCCGATACGACGATGGACAAGGCGGATGGCACTGCCACCGTACCGGAAGGGCCGGCGGGCGACAGGGAACCATCCAAGCCGGCCTGA
- a CDS encoding GNAT family N-acetyltransferase: MTDPSAATPPPPAFPNLRIAALEGDGNAFARLTYPAYRSFLAPVGMGTVAFGAWVGDIPAGLILGRRQEGGMALLSVSVASGWRRCGVGGRLMEALATAVPGGERLTATYSSRLPARAAFEGLLRRQGWGEPVLQSMRAAGTPRAVLDWAEAHSPALRVLRGYGLALWRDATPDDRAEVERLIAAGTIDADFSPFAMAAQFEHWPDNSWMVRRDGVVVGWMFARLEPPDTVWYHGAAVRRDIEHIGPLLLMFHRVHQVAAERLGPDSTWRIDSFPRTPAMLAFMRRRIAAFASFVDELYRVDRPPG; encoded by the coding sequence ATGACCGACCCGTCCGCCGCCACCCCGCCGCCCCCGGCCTTTCCCAATCTCCGAATTGCGGCATTGGAGGGTGACGGCAACGCCTTCGCCCGGCTGACCTACCCGGCCTACCGCAGCTTCCTGGCGCCAGTCGGCATGGGCACCGTCGCGTTCGGCGCCTGGGTCGGCGACATCCCCGCCGGCCTGATCCTGGGACGCCGGCAGGAGGGAGGAATGGCACTGCTGTCGGTATCGGTCGCTTCCGGCTGGCGGCGGTGCGGCGTCGGGGGGCGGCTGATGGAGGCGCTGGCAACTGCGGTTCCCGGCGGGGAGCGGCTGACCGCCACCTACTCCTCCCGTCTGCCGGCGCGGGCGGCATTCGAAGGGCTGTTGCGCCGGCAGGGCTGGGGCGAGCCGGTGCTGCAATCGATGCGGGCGGCCGGCACGCCGCGGGCGGTCCTGGACTGGGCGGAGGCACATTCTCCGGCGCTGCGGGTTTTGCGCGGCTACGGCTTGGCGCTTTGGCGAGACGCGACGCCGGACGACCGGGCGGAGGTGGAGCGGCTGATCGCAGCCGGGACCATTGATGCGGACTTCAGCCCCTTCGCGATGGCCGCGCAGTTCGAACATTGGCCCGACAACAGCTGGATGGTACGCCGGGACGGAGTCGTCGTGGGCTGGATGTTCGCGCGGCTGGAGCCCCCGGACACCGTCTGGTATCACGGCGCCGCGGTGCGCCGGGACATCGAGCATATCGGCCCGCTGCTGCTGATGTTCCATCGTGTCCATCAGGTCGCTGCCGAGCGGCTGGGCCCGGACAGCACATGGCGGATCGACAGTTTCCCGCGCACCCCCGCCATGCTTGCCTTCATGCGCCGCCGGATCGCGGCCTTCGCCAGCTTCGTCGACGAACTGTACCGGGTGGACCGGCCGCCGGGGTGA
- a CDS encoding DUF3309 family protein yields MLGTILLIILILLLLGAVPAWPHSRGWGYGPSGILGVLLIVMIVLLLMGRI; encoded by the coding sequence ATGCTCGGCACGATTTTGCTCATCATCCTGATTCTGCTGCTTCTCGGTGCCGTCCCGGCCTGGCCGCACAGCCGCGGCTGGGGGTATGGTCCCAGCGGCATCCTCGGCGTGCTGCTGATCGTCATGATCGTGCTGCTGCTGATGGGGCGGATCTGA
- a CDS encoding CYTH domain-containing protein — protein MALEIERRFLVRKDVRHLCRDGVRILQGYLPSDGACTVRVRIAEGGATLTIKSSKRGACRDEVEHPLPLDFARQLLRHRCTGRVIEKTRYRHCQDGLCWEIDVFHGENAGLVIAEVELDDPDQTVPLPDWIGAEVTTLRAYGNSALSRAPIRRWPAEAA, from the coding sequence ATGGCACTGGAAATCGAGCGGCGCTTCCTGGTCCGCAAGGATGTCCGGCATCTCTGCCGGGACGGTGTCCGAATTCTGCAGGGATACCTGCCGTCCGACGGCGCCTGCACGGTCCGCGTCCGGATCGCGGAAGGCGGTGCCACCCTGACCATCAAATCGTCCAAGCGCGGCGCCTGCCGCGACGAGGTGGAACATCCTCTGCCGCTCGACTTCGCACGGCAGCTCCTGCGCCATCGCTGCACGGGGCGGGTGATCGAGAAGACGCGATACCGCCATTGCCAGGACGGGCTGTGCTGGGAAATCGACGTCTTTCATGGCGAGAATGCCGGTCTGGTGATCGCCGAAGTCGAACTGGACGACCCCGACCAGACCGTACCATTGCCCGACTGGATCGGCGCCGAGGTCACCACGCTTCGCGCCTACGGCAACTCCGCCCTGTCCCGCGCACCCATTCGGCGCTGGCCGGCCGAGGCGGCTTAA
- a CDS encoding methyl-accepting chemotaxis protein, with product MTIGTRIALGFATVLLLTVAVAFVGWSSLSTYAERVDLAAHTADLDARLKSVRLEEARFVTERDAKAAANVPGMLDALQAEALATRAALTDGEGRRLLDEVRSGIDGYRAAFTNFVAQDGEAHARTASMETRARALREIAEKIGKQQSERYDLNMTSQRDADAELRHSMDTAERANRMIERVLEVRRQQSELSRSGEESLAGRIVADLDELVQTTATVAKDLVGTNDEELAARIADDTRAYRDTVQALQSRGAAALAGAGVAAGLDEAARGVQERAMELQQNQAMVTEALREASKYAQSEVNEAVMLRGLAMRLVQGAQAAMLGQRDFLLTDAAESKTAVTAAVKDMLDLAGKAGAVLVDQEGRALIAAITDAAHAFDSEFAALSAAIAKQHEASLAMAQASATVSGQVGRLVTLQREDREAGRASAGMVIAVGAAVALVLGALMAWIIDRAITHPLHAMTGAMGRLAEGDLSIDIPGGDRKDELRNMADAMTIFKDNALEMRRMEREREEMRVQIDADRRRTMNEFANGFEQAVSGVVLSLTDSANSLGRDAQEMSSDAALTTAKSTAVATASQQATANVQTVAAAAEELSASIAEISRQLNASSATASGAADKAVQTNGIVEGLSLAAERIGQVVGLIGEIAEQTNLLALNATIEAARAGEAGKGFAVVATEVKNLAGQTAKATEEISAQVAEMQTATTSAVEAIRTISDAVTAISGTVTEIAQEMEQQGSATREIAQNVQQAAEGTQQVMRNIAEVTTAATKTGGAADAVLDASRTLTAQADRLRGEVQGFLNKVRTA from the coding sequence ATGACGATCGGAACACGGATTGCGCTCGGTTTCGCCACCGTGCTGCTTCTGACCGTTGCCGTGGCGTTCGTCGGCTGGAGCAGCCTGAGCACCTACGCCGAACGCGTCGACCTGGCCGCCCATACCGCCGACCTCGATGCCCGGCTGAAATCCGTCCGGCTGGAGGAGGCGCGCTTCGTCACTGAACGCGACGCCAAGGCCGCGGCCAATGTCCCCGGCATGCTGGACGCCCTGCAGGCGGAGGCGCTGGCCACCCGGGCCGCCCTGACGGACGGCGAGGGACGGCGCCTGCTGGACGAGGTGCGGTCGGGCATCGACGGCTATCGCGCCGCATTCACCAATTTCGTCGCCCAGGACGGTGAGGCACATGCCCGCACCGCCAGCATGGAGACGCGCGCCCGCGCGTTGCGCGAGATCGCGGAGAAGATCGGCAAGCAGCAGTCGGAACGCTATGACCTGAACATGACCAGCCAGCGCGATGCCGACGCCGAGCTTCGCCACAGCATGGACACGGCCGAACGCGCCAACCGCATGATCGAACGGGTGCTGGAGGTTCGCCGCCAGCAGAGCGAGCTGAGCCGCAGCGGCGAGGAGTCGCTGGCCGGTCGGATCGTGGCGGATCTCGACGAGCTGGTGCAGACCACCGCCACCGTCGCCAAGGATCTGGTCGGCACCAATGACGAGGAGTTGGCGGCGCGCATCGCCGACGACACCCGCGCCTACCGCGACACCGTCCAGGCGCTGCAAAGCAGGGGAGCGGCAGCCCTGGCCGGTGCCGGCGTCGCCGCCGGCCTGGACGAGGCCGCGCGCGGCGTGCAGGAGCGCGCGATGGAGCTTCAGCAGAACCAGGCCATGGTGACCGAGGCGCTGCGCGAGGCGTCCAAATACGCCCAGAGCGAGGTGAACGAGGCGGTGATGCTGCGCGGACTGGCGATGCGGCTGGTCCAGGGCGCACAGGCGGCGATGCTCGGCCAGCGCGACTTCCTGCTGACCGACGCGGCGGAGTCCAAGACTGCGGTGACCGCCGCGGTCAAGGACATGCTGGACCTCGCCGGCAAGGCCGGTGCCGTCCTGGTCGACCAGGAAGGCCGCGCGCTGATCGCCGCCATCACCGACGCCGCCCACGCTTTCGACTCCGAATTCGCAGCGCTCTCGGCGGCCATCGCCAAGCAGCACGAGGCATCGCTCGCCATGGCCCAGGCCTCCGCCACGGTCAGCGGGCAGGTTGGCCGGCTGGTGACCCTACAGCGCGAGGATCGCGAGGCCGGCCGCGCCAGCGCCGGCATGGTGATCGCCGTCGGCGCCGCGGTGGCGCTGGTCCTGGGCGCACTGATGGCCTGGATCATCGACCGTGCCATCACCCACCCGTTGCATGCGATGACCGGCGCGATGGGCCGGCTGGCCGAAGGCGACCTGTCGATCGACATTCCCGGCGGCGACCGCAAGGACGAGCTGCGCAACATGGCCGACGCCATGACCATCTTCAAGGACAACGCCCTGGAGATGCGCCGGATGGAGCGCGAGCGCGAGGAGATGCGCGTGCAGATCGATGCCGACCGCCGCCGCACCATGAACGAGTTCGCCAACGGCTTCGAACAGGCGGTGTCGGGCGTGGTCCTGTCGCTGACCGACTCGGCCAATTCGCTGGGCCGCGACGCACAGGAGATGTCGTCGGACGCGGCGTTGACGACCGCGAAGTCGACTGCCGTCGCCACCGCCTCGCAGCAGGCGACCGCCAATGTGCAGACCGTCGCCGCCGCCGCGGAGGAGCTTTCGGCCTCCATCGCCGAGATCTCGCGCCAGCTCAACGCCAGTTCGGCCACCGCGTCCGGTGCCGCGGACAAGGCGGTGCAGACCAACGGCATCGTCGAGGGGCTGTCGCTCGCCGCCGAGCGGATCGGTCAGGTCGTCGGGCTGATCGGCGAGATCGCCGAGCAGACCAACTTGCTGGCGCTCAATGCCACCATCGAGGCCGCCCGTGCCGGCGAGGCCGGCAAGGGCTTCGCCGTGGTGGCGACCGAGGTGAAGAATCTCGCAGGCCAGACCGCCAAGGCGACCGAGGAGATCTCCGCCCAGGTCGCCGAGATGCAGACGGCCACCACCAGCGCCGTGGAGGCGATCCGCACCATCTCCGACGCGGTGACCGCCATCAGCGGCACCGTCACCGAGATCGCCCAGGAGATGGAGCAGCAGGGCAGCGCGACCCGCGAGATCGCCCAGAACGTCCAGCAGGCGGCCGAGGGCACCCAGCAGGTGATGCGCAACATCGCCGAGGTGACCACCGCAGCGACCAAGACCGGCGGCGCCGCCGACGCCGTCCTGGATGCCAGCCGCACGCTGACCGCCCAGGCCGACCGCCTGCGCGGCGAGGTGCAGGGCTTCCTCAACAAGGTACGGACGGCGTAG